CATCGCCTACGCCGACTATTCGTGGGGGCAGTCGACGCGCGACGCCTACGCGGCGGAGATCAAGAAGAACGGCGGCGAGATCGTCGGCACCACCGGCATCCCGATCGGCACCGCCGACATGACGCCGTTCCTCTCGAAGATCAGCGGCAATTTCGACGGCCGAGGTCGCGGCCACGTGGGCCGGCCTCCCGGTCTCTCAACCCAGGATCACGGGCCGTTACCTCTGGGACGTCTACAAGGGCCGCGAGCACCCGCACTCCGTCTGGGAATTCATGCGCGGCCTGGTGTACGCGCCGAGGAAGAAGCGAGGGTGAGCACGCCGCCCACACGCTCGCCTCGATACCGAGTGCAGACGTCTGCAATTCCACA
The genomic region above belongs to Terriglobia bacterium and contains:
- a CDS encoding ABC transporter substrate-binding protein, with protein sequence IAYADYSWGQSTRDAYAAEIKKNGGEIVGTTGIPIGTADMTPFLSKISGNFDGRGRGHVGRPPGLSTQDHGPLPLGRLQGPRAPALRLGIHARPGVRAEEEARVSTPPTRSPRYRVQTSAIPHVSVAAARQRGGERKG